From Amphiura filiformis chromosome 20, Afil_fr2py, whole genome shotgun sequence, a single genomic window includes:
- the LOC140142085 gene encoding protein SPO16 homolog isoform X2: MTEDKASTSTVVDTQWPVVVNSSLQDSDITRMLSQQKHKLRYSDSSIPNTFIFPLSAVAFMVLPLSDAALEWPPKSGNIKLDEDIYDRLEKFVKVHKNCFLLALASLHGQHERAVMSEIQKRFMCSPMRILPAHNASDCVQCMTTVAKAMSKSVSSVLKSRLDHLLKQQFDEQTILNILAQFGLNNHECLVLQQGCETISNVVMANREKLLDCSLDSETVTTIMEFLKQDSYAK; encoded by the exons ATGACTGAAGACAAAGCCAGCACATCAACAGTTGTTGACACTCAGTGGCCAGTGGTGGTGAATTCTTCTCTTCAAGACAGTGATATTACCAGAATGTTGAGCCAGCAAAAGCATAAGCTGAGAT ATTCCGACTCCTCGATTCCAAACACATTCATCTTCCCGTTGTCAGCCGTCGCCTTCATGGTCTTACCTCTCAGTGACGCGGCTCTGGAATGGCCGCCAAAGTCAGGAAATATAAAACTGGATGAAGATATCTATGACAG ACTTGAGAAGTTTGTCAAGGTCCATAAGAATTGTTTTTTATTGGCACTGGCATCACTACACGGACAACATGAGAGGGCTGTAATGTCAGAAATACAAAAGAG ATTTATGTGTTCTCCAATGCGAATACTTCCTGCTCATAATGCCAGTGACTGTGTGCAATGTATGACCACAGTTGCAAAG GCTATGAGCAAATCTGTAAGCAGTGTATTAAAATCCAGATTGGATCACCTGTTAAAACAGCAATTTGATGAGCAGACCATCCTGAACATCTTGGCACAGTTTGGACTCAACAACCATG AGTGTCTGGTACTTCAGCAAGGATGTGAAACAATAAGTAATGTGGTTATGGCAAACAGGGAAAAACTTCTTGACTGCAGCCTGGACTCTGAAACTGTGACAACGATCATGGAATTTCTGAAACAAGACTCTTATGCAAAATAG
- the LOC140142085 gene encoding protein SPO16 homolog isoform X1 — translation MTEDKASTSTVVDTQWPVVVNSSLQDSDITRMLSQQKHKLRYSDSSIPNTFIFPLSAVAFMVLPLSDAALEWPPKSGNIKLDEDIYDRLEKFVKVHKNCFLLALASLHGQHERAVMSEIQKRFMCSPMRILPAHNASDCVQCMTTVAKYSVWYFSKDVKQ, via the exons ATGACTGAAGACAAAGCCAGCACATCAACAGTTGTTGACACTCAGTGGCCAGTGGTGGTGAATTCTTCTCTTCAAGACAGTGATATTACCAGAATGTTGAGCCAGCAAAAGCATAAGCTGAGAT ATTCCGACTCCTCGATTCCAAACACATTCATCTTCCCGTTGTCAGCCGTCGCCTTCATGGTCTTACCTCTCAGTGACGCGGCTCTGGAATGGCCGCCAAAGTCAGGAAATATAAAACTGGATGAAGATATCTATGACAG ACTTGAGAAGTTTGTCAAGGTCCATAAGAATTGTTTTTTATTGGCACTGGCATCACTACACGGACAACATGAGAGGGCTGTAATGTCAGAAATACAAAAGAG ATTTATGTGTTCTCCAATGCGAATACTTCCTGCTCATAATGCCAGTGACTGTGTGCAATGTATGACCACAGTTGCAAAG TACAGTGTCTGGTACTTCAGCAAGGATGTGAAACAATAA